ATTCACAAAATTCAACACAttagtatatttataaaaaaaaaaacaagctTTAAGGAAgaaattatcataaataattttctcttacatcaaataaatacattTGAAACATACGaagaataatgaaaattcaaGTATTAATGAGAATATGCCGTTAAAGGGAATACCGACGATAATTCCCTTGATAAAGGAAGCATAcgtgaaaaaaaatgtaaatgtGCTTAACCtttgtaaataaaattgcaaatttagtaaaaccacaaatataaataaaaattcctATATAAATTCGAATGTCCATATAAATGCCaattttaatatacataaaaatccttatataaatatagataatgaTATATAAGTGATAATATAAGTAAAAATACTTACATAAATTCAgagaattatttaatatataataaatatatatcttcaaaaataataaaaaaatataaaatattatgcaaGTTTCAATAAAATTTCATGTATAAGTGTTTATTTAAGAAGTCGGCATGTAAAAGGGATACTTTATTTTGTTGAGAATACATATTTAATCACCAATTTGTATGCAATTCGTATTATATGTACACATGGCTGAGGTTGCGTAATTTGCGTTCAtgtatttaattaatattacaTGTAGAAATATAAAGCACGCTGAAAAATTCAATAACTCGATATATAATTGTGTATGCACGAAATTTTGTGTACATATCAATAtttggatatatattttttttgtaaagtACGAAATAGGAAATGAAAGGTAATCACGTTATTCATAAAAAGAAATCGATAAGTTGTGATATATCACACATaagttatattaaaaaaataatcgtGTTAATCAAATAATctaaataaatgtatattgttgtatatataatctaATATGATCcaaatataataatcatcctttttaaataaatagacatttataatataaaatattctgAGTTATATGTAGTTAGCGGGATATTAACATGAAAATATCAAATAATGACatatattaacaatatttaatatttatgttatcTTAGCACATCAAATGTGTATATTACAATCTTTGAAAAACATGTTTTTATTACATTCCGTTCATATTACTATTCATTTCCATTATGCGTTCCCGATTTAGACTTCGTTTAGAGGTTAATAAATTGGCGggataacaattttttatatatttgggTATTTGATATACTTAGCAATTTTATGTAGACTACGAAGTATACCGACCCTAAAAACAAAATCAAAAGGCTTAacctatatatatacagGCGCTGTATATTGTTTATAatcttattaataaatatatttaaattgaaattgttttaaaaacattACAAAGtgtaattaaatataattaaaaaaataaataaacaaataaacaaccaaacaaacaaataaacaaccaaacaaacaaataaacaaccaaacaaacaaataaacaaccaaacaaacaaataaacaaccaaacaaacaaataaacaaccaaacaaacaaataaacaaccaaacaaacaaataaacaaccaaacaaacaaataaacaaccaaacaaacaaataaacaaccaaacaaacaaataaacaaccaaacaaacaaataaacaaccaaacaaacaaacaaacaaattaaaatttgaattaatatataattggaTATTTATTAAGTGGAAAATATTTTCGTAACAAATGAAGATTCATTATAGAATAAGTTGATATCTaagcaattaaaaaatatataataataataataataataataataataacaataacaaAGAAAACAAcccaataaaatttttatatttcataaaatattaaaatattttatttttataacgcTTGGTAGTATTACTATTaaattatacataatattatttttaattatttaaacgtatataataaaaagtaATAGCAAAGAGAAATTGTCTTGATTTAGTTTTATTCTCAAATTTTGTAAACTTATAAGTTATCTTAATTTGAAACTCAAATTCCATGAACTCACAAATAGAAACGTAATTACGATCCTCCGTGGTGttaaaatcataaaataGAATATGGGTTTAATCCTAAGTACTTAAATACGcgttttaatatttttgtatatatattatcatcttCTAGTTTCCGATAACGAACCTTTGATGTAATTCTATTATATTCCCTTTCAAAATGATTATCATCAATGCTCAAGAAATTATTACTAGTCTTCAATGATGtatgatttttatttttcgatAGTGCagattttgatttttttttgtttacgCTATTATTAGGTATTTTTTGCAATGTTAGTTCATCACTCCTTAtactatatttttgttttggTATACATGCCAATGAATCCATACTCTCATCAATTAAAATAGTCATTTCCCCATTTATACCTTTTAAATCATGTgatacattattatattggTGATTCCTTTTATTTGAACCATTATTTGTTAGATAATATTCTATTTCTTCATCATCAAAATAGTTTTCACCATTATAATATTCAATATTTGAAATAAATTCATTACTGCTTGCACATTCTAATAATctgttatttttaaaatttattgattttttttgaaaatatcgAACTCTATCTGCATTTGCATCATATAAACCctataaagaaataaaggtatttattaaaatatatttatatatttacatagcATAAATTGTAATTTTCTCTTAAACTTAGcacaaatattttattcaatacatgaaacaataatatattgctcatataaaataaaggcATATTGTCAATAACCAAAAAAATGTTGTAGCAacttacattttttgtatgATCAAAACAACATATAcaaatcgaaaaaaatacaattttttttaaaatattgaaTTCCTTCATTTTTAgcttgtttatttattaaataaatgccATTATATAGAAGagataaatatgataatgataacttgatatttattcaaaaaataactatCTTTACAGCTTTTTGCTATTCTAAAATTTttgaataaatgaatatatatataactataatattaatttaaaaattcatgtatatataatgaactataaaaatatttttatctatttattttatgtattatctatagaatttatttatataaccgTTGTCATAAACTTTTTATATTCCTTAAAAATACTAAtggatataatattatattgtttgtGTTCCGCtttgaataaataataatatttttctaaaaaataaaatattcaactataaaaaatatataataaattaaattcaaatattgtttttcaattttgctatataaatatatttttaagataatttaaatttatttaataacaGGTTTTAATACTTTATAAAAACACTTTTTTCTATTATCGTATACACCAAAAAGAATTAATATgtcaatattaataaaaaaaatgattacatatatattgtaaattattatattaaaaaatattatgaatacACCATTAGTATCAATATTTGTATTTAAGAatgtttttcattttattatagtTTTACGATTATCTCTctctattttaaatattaagaAAACCATATATGTTGTTTTGTTTAGATGAGTAAAATATCACATGATTTAAAGATATATACCCtgcaattttatttatcatattatatatattgaacatataatttgaaatataccatttatattcaaattatataGAATATTCATATTAGCAACCATGGTCAAATGAAACATCatattataacattaaattacactcaataaaaaatattatataaattacctatttatcattatttccaaacttttaaatataattcattTAATCTAGcaacttttattttcatcatacTCGCTGAGAATATATTACCACACTTTAATAGTTAATCACTATatgtctttatttttataacaccAATTAATGaagtaaaatataataaatcagTTATGATAGggaattttatcatatagaaaattcattatattcattcttatatttttatatacaaaacggaaaaataaaacttcaacattatctatatataataacattaattatttatacgAATAAACGAATGTGCTTGATTTACAACtgcttaaatttatataatttttaaattcaaagaTATAACCTCTGAACCTCCAAATATAAGCcaattaaatttatcattCTAATGAGTcacattttcttttataaacgaaaaaaataaattaataaatgacgTAGAGCCAGCTTGAAcaagtttatatatatttaataataaagttTTTCCTTCATAAACATAATTTATGAATTcttccttattttttttcctataacccgaatttataattatttccaTTGGTCTTTCTCATCAACTGGATTTATAACTGTCTTTGcaattttatttctatatatcATGTTTGTAATctttttatgattttttttattcgaCTGTTTTTTCCATCCAAATGATAAATACTAACATAAAATGAAGGAACATATACAATTTGTTACATGTTCATTAtaatcataattatatagTGATAGACATATTTTAAGAAtggtatatttaataattttctttttatttaccttatacataaataataaaaaaatatttattaacgaaaattgtattaaaataaaaattaatgataatTTGCACGCAATTAATTCATCATCCAAAAATGTAAGGTAAAGTggattttattaaaaatgtatataccaCATACATAGACATTATAATTAAACTTCATTTTTGCTCTTTAAAtgagttatatttttttctatataaaatatatatgctgaatcaaaacatatatttaaattactTAAATTACATACACCGCTATTATATATCGTTAAATATTCATGTTCTTAATATTTAAAtcgatatatcataataatacaatagtaTTAATAAAGGGGGGTTGTATTTACTTTTATGAGGATTTAGCTATATTTCCTTAAAATGTGGCTgtttaaatatgttttatcatatttacaaattaaatatatatataaactatttatttttaataaaatttgaaatatatacatagaaTTTTATAACCTCGTAACAGTTTAAATAAAAGATATCTCCTGATGATCATATTCTTGATATAGACAAtgcatattaattttttcgtttttttagTAACTTTATTTGCAAGATTATATTAccataaatatgtaaataattaaaagCATATTGCTActtaattgaaaaaatgtgtttaaatttcattatttgCATATTATTAATGTGTTATATAGGTTATTGTTCCATGGGAcatattgtatttatatataattaacataaaacaatttgtttatataaattatcatatttaaaaataaatttgtattGTTTCTTTTTCgaaatatatgatatatagcatgtatttatattttaatttatctatattgaTAAAAACACATTTTAGACTATGTAATAACTTTGTTTATTCAATTGATCCtctaaataaaaatatagcttaatatatattatatattgcatattttataataaacattATTTAGTTCTACATATAAAAAGCAATATTTTTAAGGGAAcctatagaattattaatattatctttCTTGGTAAAGCTAATACTAATATTATCACATAAAAGGATACTTAactaaaaattatgatgattcagtttttattttctccAATATATTTAGTTTACCACAAcgttaatgatatatataatgaatgtGTATCCATATAACTGAATCAAATaagcataatatatttacttGTCTTTAAAACGCATTAAcctattattatcatcattatcattatcattatcattattgttATACCATTTTATAGTACAGGAATATAATTACTATACTCAAcaaaaatactttaaatcaaTATTGAAGTTTCATTTTAtcattgtttttaaatatagtattttaaaggaatttatatactttattgtaaaaataacaaatttaaaatataaattagtgaatttatatatccataataacaagaatattttttcaaataaattaattgtaTACAATTTCTATTGGTTTTA
This sequence is a window from Plasmodium yoelii strain 17X genome assembly, chromosome: 1. Protein-coding genes within it:
- a CDS encoding fam-b protein encodes the protein MKEFNILKKIVFFSICICCFDHTKNGLYDANADRVRYFQKKSINFKNNRLLECASSNEFISNIEYYNGENYFDDEEIEYYLTNNGSNKRNHQYNNVSHDLKGINGEMTILIDESMDSLACIPKQKYSIRSDELTLQKIPNNSVNKKKSKSALSKNKNHTSLKTSNNFLSIDDNHFEREYNRITSKVRYRKLEDDNIYTKILKRVFKYLGLNPYSIL